The Chanodichthys erythropterus isolate Z2021 chromosome 1, ASM2448905v1, whole genome shotgun sequence genome segment CAGAGTGAATGCATTCCTTGAAAATTTTCTTCAGCGTTTAAGACTTTGAACTTAACAGCTCAATACCTCTGAAAGAACAGATAGTCACGGCACTGAGCAATGTAAAACCATCACTTTTGAGGAAATGTAGTCTACAATAATACCTGTAAGGGTCTGTATTATTAGAGGAAAAGGAAGTGACAGTTCAAAGATAATACTACTGACTCGTAGCTCAACTTTGTATCATATAATTTTCAATAAACAGGAAGAAACAGTTCCAGCTCAACTACACAGCAGCACTGCGTAAACATTAACTGTAAAACAGGCTTTAAAGTTGCAACATTTGCAtcaaattgcaataactttactGTACAAACCGCTGTGTAGTGTAAAGAGCCATACATCATTCTGCCCATGTCAATATGATGCACATTACAGCAACAAATGAAAAAGCCACCAAATTCCCAAAGCTCCATAATCCCCACTTTAAGACCTACTTTTccttaaagaaaaaaagcatttacaTTGCTatgtttttacaaaaaacatgaaagcaGCATAAACAATGTTATCTTAAGACTATAACTACAATGGCAAAAAAACTGCATTACAAATAAGAGCACTTAGATGCTTAcatttaacatgaaaactaattTTGTCACACAAGTAACAAAAAGACTATATCAGAAAATTTGACAATCATGTAAAGTCTGATTTTGCTATTAAgcacttttaacatttaagacaATTAGGTCTTCCTATTTTACATCCCAAATATGTACAGCTCAATAGACAAAACTATGCCAAAATGAATTGTTGTTACTgaaaaagccaaaaatatgtatatatacacccataaaaaaattacaataccatcaacaataaatacattttcttcCTACTGGTACATAAATACATccatacatttacaaaaaatgtaCAAGAATATACTTTTACAAATAGAAATGTACTGATGAAATCCAATGTAtcagtttaaatatttttcatgtATCACTTTTTCAATCATATCAAGTTTATAAAATTAAAGTACTACAAGGACGTTTTGAGTTCAAAACAATAAAGCACATTCTATTTTACTAAATATATTACACTCTCCCAATTCTCTCTGGtccaataaaaatattttgattttgttcaCATTGCACACAAAACCAATTCGTCTTTAAAAGTGAATTTAGGACTGACTGTGCTCACTGTCATTTTGCAAGGGATGAATTGTGGTCCATTTGCTTACAGTAGATAGGCTCATCACTACCTACATTGGTCACTATAGTAATGATGTAAATGGCAGCATAATGCAAAGAGACTTATAAAACACCTGTTGGGTGGAAAGAGAGGACAGAAATGCCAACCTTGACATCTTGCCGCAACTCATGAGGCACATTATAGAACATCGTTGTGCAATTACTCACATCCACTAGTGAATGTAACACAGTGTGCTATGAGAGAagtgaatttggacataaaggatgTTAAATACACATTGCATCATGAACTACATAAAAACTCAAGTTGGATACGCCCAATGAGATTTGCTGCCTGTCTGAACAAAGTCTTTGAGTAACCTATTCCCATTAATTATGACAGAGAGGAGACATTCTAAATGACCAGAGAACACCCAAAGGCAGAGACACCACATATTTTCAAGTGTAACAGCTCTGTTCCATCTCTGGACTGGTTCAGAAAAAACATGTGCATTCAAGAACACATAGGACTAGACCATATCATAATGAAGCCCATACATACATAAGTAACACTGTTTACAGTACCACTGCGCACTGACAAAAGGTAAATTATTAGTAGGAAATACACAGTGTACCCAcccactgaataaaaaaggtTGATTGAAATCATTTTTCTTGTCACTTTTTGATACATACTTCAGAAAAATTATAAGGTGCAAAAATGAAAGTGACTACAGCATTTTACAAAACCGGTTGTAACATAGCTGCCATACCAATCATGTCACTCTTCTTAAGGTGTGGCCCCCTCACGTTCACTGTCATCTCCAGCCAGGTAGATTGGTTTCTTTCCTTGAAAAATGGGCTCAAATTTTTGTGGGGAATTGTTTTTACCCTCTGAGCTGTTCCATATTCCATACgcaaaataaatgagaaaacCTAAAAGAGACAAAATCAGACTTTCAAACATAGTGACAAAATATCCAAATTATTATACAATtacaataccattcaaaagttaggggtcggtaagattttttgttacattataaatgtcttcactgtcacatttgattaatttaatgcatccattctgaataaaagtattcatttctttcttactaaaccaaaacttttaaaaggaagtgtacatttatatataacttACCAAAAGCCATCCATACTGCAAAACGAACCCATGTAGGCCCATCCAATTGCATCATGAGGTAAATATTTACAAACATACTGACCAGTGGCAGGATGGGGAGAAAAGGCACCTGCAAAATGTAGACAGAGGAGTATTATAACTGCCTAAAGATCTGACGTTCTCAATTTTTCAAGCACAAGGATAAGTATTCAAGTCTGTACCTTGAAACTGAGATCCTGTTTACTCTGCGGCTGTCgccagatgatgatgatgcaggCAGAGGACAAAACAGACAGGATAACAACCAAAGTGATATAAAAAGGGCTGCCCATCCCCACCTGCTGAATGTACACCGACAGCACCACACACAGCATAGTGAACAGCACAGCTGAAGAGCAAAAAAGAGAAGGTGGTTATCTGCCTGTTCACTTTGTGAACAACAAATTTATTAGTTTACAATTCCCTGAGCTTAATTTTACAGTTAAATGTAGCAAAAAAAGGAATCATAAAAGCTGGACCAATGGAAATACTTACATATGGTGCCAGTAGCAGCATAAACAATGGTGCCTGAAATCTTGGTGGGTACATCACAGATAGGATGCACCAGCATCCTTATGGAAAACCTCTCCTTGAGGGGAGTTGTCTCCAGGTCCTGGCCGTACTCATCCCCGCTATCCACATCTGCCATGGCTCCTTTAGCCTCCAGCCTCTGTAGTTCCAATGGCTTCTCATCCGCACCACTGGAGCCAAGGCTGCCTGGCTGGTACCTGcagatgaaaaaaataaaataattaaactaataaaaaaaaaaaaaaaaatgtttttaaaagaattctggacccactttatattaggtggccttaactactatgtacttatgtcaaaaaatatgtacaatgtacttattggcttcatattgaattgcaaaacacttttgctgctattgaggtgggatacgggtaaggttaaggaaagctttggtggtatgggtaggtttaagggtaggggtaaggtgtaagggattcgtcaacagtgtaattataaatgtaattacagaaattaattacagatgaaattacatgcaggtgtttttaaaatataagtacaatgtaaaaacatgtatgtacacaataagtacattgtatcaaatgattaatttaaatgcaagtacatagtagttaaggccacttaatataaagtgggaccagaaTTCTCATGTGCTCacgaaggctgcatttatttgattagaaatacagtaaaaaacagtaatattgtgaaatattattacaactaaaaaaaaaaaaactatttgaatatattttaaaatgtagtttattcatgtcgtgtcacatgatcattgaaaaatcattataatatgctggtttggtgctcaagaaaaaaatattattactatcaatgttgaaaacagctatgctgcttaatatttatgtGGAAACCATGACACATTTTTCAGGAACATTTGATGAATAAAGTTTACTGCATCCATATTTCTTTCAAAACCCCCCagacttttaaatggtaatttACGCATTTACTCACCGGAGAATGAGTACACACACAGCGACCAGAGTGTATGCCAGCAGGGTCCCGATTGACATCAAGTCCACCAAGGCAGCGAGATCAAACAGGAAGGCCATCAGGGCTACAGGGAGGAAATATAGGAGATTCTAGGAGTTAGTCACAATTGATAAAGGAGTCATCTACTGACAGCCATTACATGAATAAGAATGCAGTCTTACCTGCTACAATGCCAGACACAATGGTTGCCAGCATGGGTGTCTTGGTTTTCTTGTGCATGCGGGAGAGAAAGCGAAAGAGCAGACCGTCCTCAGCCATAGCATAAATCACACGAGGCATAGGGAACATGGAGCCCAACAAGCTAAAgaacatcaaaacaaaacaaaaaaacaatcagaATGTATTAGTTGTTGTTTCATATTGACTTACAAATTCCAAACAGGCATTTTTGCATCCTTGAAGGGCATTTTGGGAAGGGGACACCATTTGTAAGAGTGTTCCAAATGAAAGTAAACAAATGAATCTCTTCATGAAGTAATTTCAAGGAagtaatttaattgtttattatcaTGTGAGCCAGGGTTACAAGCCCTCAAGgttaatgttaaagggttagtttaccaaagaattctgtcattaattacacacctcatgtcattccacacctgtaagaccttcgttcatcttcagaacacaaacatAGTTtcgatgaaatctgagagggcatgtggattattttaacaatgtctttagtacctttctggaccttgacagTGGTGGTAaaatcttacgggtgtggaacaacatacgggtgagttattaatgacaattttcatttttgggtgaactaaccctttaaacctaGCTATGGCGGAAGAGTTTGAGTTGTATAAACAGAATAATTCAAGTTGTTTTGTTGTGAATGTGATATATTACACATGCATTTCATAATAAGTTCATATAAAAGTTTCATAGGTAAGAAATGTGTTTAATGCCTAACTTATAAAGTTAAGAGCAGATCGGGaagcatattttaaaaacttaattataaatgtacatttatttgtatcatATCACATAAATGCCCTGCTCCCTCCAAAGTTCTCTTTGGAGTGAGTAGGGCATAGAGATGCTCACTTCCGATTGGAATTTGCCCTTTATGTCAATGTCAGTAATGTAATTACAGCTTGATAAATGTACCTGGTGGAAAGGGCACACAGAGACCCCACAGCCACAATATAGCGAGCAGGCTTCCAGTTCACATATTCAAAGGCCTCAGGAAGTGGACTCTCTACATTCAGCTTGTAATATGGCATCATGAGTGTGAGCGCTGCAGACACTCCGAAGTAGGCAAAAAAGCAGATGAGCAGAGAGGCCACTATGCCGATCGGGATGGAACGCATGGGGTTTTTGGCCTCCTCACCTACGACAACATCATCAACAGAGCTGTGGTGAGTTTGGTTTTAAAAGTAGGACATACTGGTTTTACACGAGAAGTTTTGCTTAACTTACTTGTGGTTGCAATGCAGTCAAAACCAACAAATGCATAGAAGCATGTAGCAGCGCCAGAAAGGATTCCAGTTAAGCCAAATGGCGCGAAGCCACCTGAGCCGAATTCTTTTTCAATGTTGCTAAGATGTGAAAAAGATTTCAACTTTAAATTTACGGACAACACAATGCATAAACATtcttatatacatttatacatatataaaatatttttaattaaataatttctttttttaatgtttacttccctttcattttcattcattgtaattttcatctgatttattaatttttatcttTCTTGTAATTTAGTTGTGAATATGATAATGACCTCAAAGACCAAGTTTcacatattaatatttttcatttataatttttttgtttactaATATTATCTTAACTTTTAGAAAATACGtctattaaaaatacata includes the following:
- the slc7a3b gene encoding cationic amino acid transporter 3 — its product is MIQNKVASFGKMLLRRRMLDTSQDETRFARCLTTLDLIALGVGATLGAGVYVLAGQVAREKAGPAIVVSFLIAALSSVLAGLCYAEFGARVPKTGSAYLYSYVTVGEIWAFITGWNLILSYVIGTASVARAWSSTFDDLVQKKISVFFNGTMSFPDTGKVLAEYPDLFALILVMLLTGLLAFGVSESALVNKIFTGINLVVLTFVIISAFVKGDTANWNLTVEDYLNGTNMSQAHNIEKEFGSGGFAPFGLTGILSGAATCFYAFVGFDCIATTSEEAKNPMRSIPIGIVASLLICFFAYFGVSAALTLMMPYYKLNVESPLPEAFEYVNWKPARYIVAVGSLCALSTSLLGSMFPMPRVIYAMAEDGLLFRFLSRMHKKTKTPMLATIVSGIVAALMAFLFDLAALVDLMSIGTLLAYTLVAVCVLILRYQPGSLGSSGADEKPLELQRLEAKGAMADVDSGDEYGQDLETTPLKERFSIRMLVHPICDVPTKISGTIVYAATGTISVLFTMLCVVLSVYIQQVGMGSPFYITLVVILSVLSSACIIIIWRQPQSKQDLSFKVPFLPILPLVSMFVNIYLMMQLDGPTWVRFAVWMAFGFLIYFAYGIWNSSEGKNNSPQKFEPIFQGKKPIYLAGDDSEREGATP